The following proteins come from a genomic window of Hydractinia symbiolongicarpus strain clone_291-10 chromosome 2, HSymV2.1, whole genome shotgun sequence:
- the LOC130630171 gene encoding uncharacterized protein LOC130630171 has product MLFNFKEVSENEVSKLFGDLKVGVASGEDKITAKMVKLAKPYLIKPLTMPLTTVIVFLFFRGEPNALLLLEEWKQKLDKDYVVGAVLMDLSKAFDCVPHDLLIAKLNAYGFSQDALLLILSYLSDREQSTRINNQHKCESNIALVWLKNNKMMANPKTFQSIIVTRDKCNNCDLVVKIGDKLIKTESEVKLLGVTIDNGLNFDSHISKLIKKSSAQLNALFRLSTFLSHKAKLALVQSFIYSNFNYCPLVWNFSSYKSLLRIEQIQKRALRFLLNDNDSTYDELLLKAGKYQMSVYRLKTLCTEIYKTLHELNPTYIKDIFKLHGSGRPVRSQNVNNLTVPNIDTVSFGTKSLSSLGSKIWNKLPNHSKSSESLSTFKNAIKSWNGSKCFCESVLIITTF; this is encoded by the exons atgttgtttaacTTTAAGGAAGTCTCGGAAAATGAAGTCTCTAAACTTTTCGGGGATCTAAAAGTAGGTGTGGCATCTGGAGAGGACAAGATAACGGCTAAAATGGTGAAGTTAGCAAAACCTTATTTGATAAAACCCTTAACAATGCCATTAACAACAGTAATTGTCTTTCTGTTTTTCCGAGGAGAGCCAAACGCGCTACT ATTATTGGAAGAATGGaaacaaaaattagataaaGATTACGTAGTTGGTGCAGTTTTAATGGATCTATCTAAAGCTTTTGATTGCGTGCCTCATGATTTACTTATTGCTAAATTAAATGCCTATGGCTTTAGCCAGGATGCCCTACTTCTAATTTTATCGTACCTTTCTGACAGAGAGCAATCTACCCGCATAAATAATCAGCATA aatgtgaatctaatatagcaCTAGTGTggttgaaaaataacaaaatgatggCGAATCCAAAAACATTTCAATCAATCATTGTCACCAGAGATAAATGTAACAATtgtgatttagtggtaaaaattggtGACAAGTTAATTAAAACAGAAAGCGAAGTTAAATTACTAGGAGTGACCATTGATAATGGCTTGAATTTCGACTCTCACATTTCTAAACTTATCAAAAAATCATCAGCACAATTGAATGCACTGTTTAGACTTAGCACGTTTTTATCTCACAAAGCCAAATTAGCGCTGGTACAAAGTTTTATATACTCTAACTTTAATTATTGCCCTTTAGTATGGAATTTCTCTTCATATAAATCTTTGTTGAGAATTGAACAAATTCAGAAGAGAGCTTTACGTTTCTTATTAAATGATAATGATAGTACTTACGACGAACTCCTTTTGAAAGCAGGAAAATACCAAATGAGCGTCTATAGACTTAAAACATTATGTACAGAAATATATAAGACTTTGCACGAACTCAATCCGACATACATTAAAGATATCTTTAAATTGCATGGGAGTGGTAGACCAGTGAGATcacaaaatgttaataatttaaCAGTCCCAAATATAGATACCGTTAGTTTTGGAACAAAAAGTCTCTCTTCCCTGGGGTCAAAAATATGGAATAAATTACCCAACCACTCGAAATCCTCAGAGTCTCTtagtacttttaaaaatgcgatcaaaAGTTGGAATGgaagtaaatgtttttgtgaG TCGGTTTTGATTATCACTACTTTTTAG